The following proteins are encoded in a genomic region of Triticum dicoccoides isolate Atlit2015 ecotype Zavitan chromosome 1B, WEW_v2.0, whole genome shotgun sequence:
- the LOC119348695 gene encoding thioredoxin H5-like yields the protein MGCCGSNPVDEEEHLDYSSGNVTLITDLKSWEKKVEDAADANKTLVVKFSAVWCGPCRIAAPTYAELSLKHSDLVFVSVDVDELPELVTQFDVRATPTFIFLRDKEEIDKLVGGNQADLQQKFEPYCRPGDDVMSKQSFEDKT from the exons ATGGGATGCTGCGGCAGC AACCCTGTAGATGAGGAGGAACACCTAGATTACAGCTCTGGGAATGTGACTCTTATAACCGATCTAAAGAGTTGGGAGAAGAAAGTGGAAGATGCAGCTGACGCCAATAAAACA CTTGTTGTAAAATTCAGCGCAGTATGGTGTGGCCCGTGTAGGATCGCTGCTCCTACGTACGCCGAACTTTCTTTGAAGCATTCCGATCTTGTTTTCGTGTCTGTGGACGTGGACGAACTACCG GAACTGGTCACGCAATTCGACGTACGTGCCACGCCGACATTCATCTTCTTGAGAGATAAGGAGGAGATCGACAAGCTGGTGGGGGGGAACCAGGCCGATCTTCAGCAGAAGTTCGAACCATACTGCCGGCCAGGTGACGACGTCATGAGTAAACAGTCTTTCGAGGACAAAACCTGA